Proteins encoded within one genomic window of Cucumis sativus cultivar 9930 chromosome 3, Cucumber_9930_V3, whole genome shotgun sequence:
- the LOC101206322 gene encoding uncharacterized protein LOC101206322 isoform X1: MAMEGVASIALLPCGSVSGHFIQLPHSICYGLHGTELECERECSRGEDYRLIKLTITNYNNKQERTVVVECRGHDAARFHSIVHAHGWEEDVVSMVEKKHGKNEIMVSFECQMLKSEKAAEDHIRQFMPKLVGQDAVVNVGPMSIGGLDFEAEEQPGE; this comes from the exons ATGGCTATGGAAGGAGTTGCTTCTATTGCACTTCTGCCTTGCGGCTCGGTCTCTGGCCACTTCATTCAACTTCCGCATTCCATTTGCTACGGCCTCCATGGCACTG AATTGGAATGTGAAAGAGAGTGCAGCAGGGGTGAGGATTACCGCTTGATCAAGCTCACAATTACGAACTACAAT AACAAGCAAGAACGAACTGTCGTCGTTGAATGTAGAGGCCATGATGCTGCACGGTTTCACAGCATTGTTCATGCTCATGG TTGGGAAGAGGATGTAGTGAGCATGGTTGAAAAAAAACACGGAAAGAACGAGATTATGGTTTCCTTCGAGTGTCAGATGTTGAAGTCCGAAAAAGCAGCCGAAGATCACATCAGACAGTTTATGCCCAAATTAGTAGGGCAAGACGCTGTTG TTAACGTGGGGCCAATGAGCATCGGAGGATTGGATTTTGAAGCAGAGGAGCAGCCAGGAGAGTGA
- the LOC101206322 gene encoding uncharacterized protein LOC101206322 isoform X3, protein MGDSKQELECERECSRGEDYRLIKLTITNYNNKQERTVVVECRGHDAARFHSIVHAHGWEEDVVSMVEKKHGKNEIMVSFECQMLKSEKAAEDHIRQFMPKLVGQDAVVNVGPMSIGGLDFEAEEQPGE, encoded by the exons ATGGGAGATTCAAAACAAG AATTGGAATGTGAAAGAGAGTGCAGCAGGGGTGAGGATTACCGCTTGATCAAGCTCACAATTACGAACTACAAT AACAAGCAAGAACGAACTGTCGTCGTTGAATGTAGAGGCCATGATGCTGCACGGTTTCACAGCATTGTTCATGCTCATGG TTGGGAAGAGGATGTAGTGAGCATGGTTGAAAAAAAACACGGAAAGAACGAGATTATGGTTTCCTTCGAGTGTCAGATGTTGAAGTCCGAAAAAGCAGCCGAAGATCACATCAGACAGTTTATGCCCAAATTAGTAGGGCAAGACGCTGTTG TTAACGTGGGGCCAATGAGCATCGGAGGATTGGATTTTGAAGCAGAGGAGCAGCCAGGAGAGTGA
- the LOC116402447 gene encoding transcription factor Pur-alpha 1-like yields METSKRISTKIENKSFSCEFDANSRGRVIRLTEAHLNKSYTLLGEETLFGWLAESLEEVLQTSKPQKFFRKTFCNGGFTWIQKTTNKRGSFLEISKVLKSGKKGNIVVPAGVDLKGWESFRRLLMDFLNDEVDSRALHSEKKLTHKFSPGN; encoded by the coding sequence ATGGAAACATCAAAACGGATTTCGACAAAAATCGAAAATAAATCCTTCTCTTGTGAGTTTGATGCAAATAGTAGAGGAAGGGTGATCCGCCTAACCGAAGCTCACTTGAATAAGTCTTATACCCTTTTAGGAGAGGAAACTCTTTTTGGCTGGCTGGCTGAATCATTGGAGGAAGTTCTGCAGACCTCGAAGCCCCaaaaattttttagaaagacaTTCTGTAATGGAGGTTTCACCTGGATTCAAAAAACGACAAACAAGAGAGGAAGCTTTTTGGAGATTTCGAAGGTGCTGAAGTCggggaaaaaaggaaacataGTGGTCCCAGCTGGTGTTGACTTAAAAGGATGGGAAAGTTTTAGGCGATTACTGATGGACTTTTTGAATGATGAAGTCGACTCTAGGGCCCTTCATTCTGAGAAGAAATTAACCCATAAGTTTTCTCCTGGAAATTGA
- the LOC101206322 gene encoding uncharacterized protein LOC101206322 isoform X2, with amino-acid sequence MKALGFVDLELECERECSRGEDYRLIKLTITNYNNKQERTVVVECRGHDAARFHSIVHAHGWEEDVVSMVEKKHGKNEIMVSFECQMLKSEKAAEDHIRQFMPKLVGQDAVVNVGPMSIGGLDFEAEEQPGE; translated from the exons ATGAAAGCGTTGGGTTTTGTGGATCTTG AATTGGAATGTGAAAGAGAGTGCAGCAGGGGTGAGGATTACCGCTTGATCAAGCTCACAATTACGAACTACAAT AACAAGCAAGAACGAACTGTCGTCGTTGAATGTAGAGGCCATGATGCTGCACGGTTTCACAGCATTGTTCATGCTCATGG TTGGGAAGAGGATGTAGTGAGCATGGTTGAAAAAAAACACGGAAAGAACGAGATTATGGTTTCCTTCGAGTGTCAGATGTTGAAGTCCGAAAAAGCAGCCGAAGATCACATCAGACAGTTTATGCCCAAATTAGTAGGGCAAGACGCTGTTG TTAACGTGGGGCCAATGAGCATCGGAGGATTGGATTTTGAAGCAGAGGAGCAGCCAGGAGAGTGA